The Pseudomonas bijieensis DNA window TGCTTAATCAGCGGCAGGGAGTGTTCAAATATTAGAGAGTCAGGATTGCTTGAAACACACGCGGTCGTTCATGGCTATTTGCTTAGTCCCCCATCCTGGGCGACCAAGGAAAACTATAAGTTCGATCTCTAAATGCAGGCAGGTGAGCCTTTCCGACAACACTGTAGGAAACAAGAAATTTTAACTTGGAAATAACCCCACATAAAAAAGGCCGCTGCCAAAAGCAGCGGCCTAAACATGACGTTGCAAAGGAGCTACAAACCAACGTCGCTAAGCACGGGATGATGGACCAATAAGCAATCCATCCGAATGACGGTGCGCCAGGCATGAGGGATGCCATGACGACTTGGGCTTGCAGGCCCGTTGCCCTGCAAGCCCGGCCAGCATAGGCATCGAGCCCGGTGGGAAACAGCCCGGATCCGGACATGCACCGTTGCAGGGCGCGTAACAGTCGCAGGCCGGGCATGAATATGCGCGGCGCTGATGACCCATCATCCAGACCGTCCATGCACGGCGCAAAGGCCCGCCGTGCAAGGGCTGTAATCCTTTTTAGGTACAGCGCGAATACCTCCTTGGTGCGCTTATCGCCCATGGCGTGCGGCAGTAGGGTGAAGCCTCTGTCACTCACCGGGGAAGACGCATGACAACAATAACAATGCGCGCCATCTTCAAGCCGCAGGCGCTGGCCGTCGCGGTGGCCTTGGGTTGCTGTGCCCAGGCGCAGGCCGTTTCATTCAACATTGGCGAGATCGAGGGTCAGTTCGATTCGTCGCTGTCCGTGGGCGCGAGCTGGGGCATGCGCGATGCCGACAAGGACTTGGTCGGCACGGTCAACGGCGGCCGGGGCCAGTCCTCCACCGGTGATGATGGGCGGCTGAATTTCAAGAAAGGCGAGACCTTTTCCAAAATCTTCAAGGGCCTGCACGACCTCGAACTCAAGTACGGCGATACCGGTGTGTTCGTGCGCGGCAAGTACTGGTACGACTTCGAACTCAAGGATGAAGGCCGCGAGTTCAAGGACATCAGCGACAGCAATCGCAAGGAAGGCGCCAAGTCCTCGGGGGCACAGATTCTCGATGCCTTCGTCTATCACAATTATTCCATCGCCGATTTGCCGGGCACCGTGCGCGCCGGCAAGCAGGTGGTCAGTTGGGGGGAGAGTACCTTCATCGGTAACTCCATCAACAGCATCAACCCGGTGGACGTGTCCGCGTTCCGTCGCCCTGGTGCGGAGATCAAGGAAGGCTTGATCCCGGTGAACATGCTGTTCGCTTCCCAGGGCCTGACCGACAAGCTCACTATCGAAGGTTTCTACCAGTTGGAGTGGGACCAGACCGTGGTGGATAACTGCGGCACGTTCTTCGGCAACGATGTGGTGGCCGATGGCTGCACCACTGGCTACACTGTGGGCAGCCCGGCGATTGCGCCGTTCGTGCCATTGACCCAGGCATTTGGCCAGGATATCCAGGTCTCCAGTGAAGGGGTGATCATTCCCCGTGGCGGTGACCGCGACGCCCGCGACTCCGGCCAGTGGGGCACGGCGTTGCGCTGGCTCGGCGATGACACCGAGTACGGCCTGTACTTCATGAACTACCACAGCCGTACGCCTACCGTCGGGACGACCACGGCGGGGCTCTCGACGCTGGCGGCGTTGCCGGGCATGGTCGCGATTGCCAACGGCCTGGCGCCTGGCAGCGGTGCGGGTCTGGCGCAGAGTGTGATGCTGGGGCGTGGTGGGTATTATCTTGAATACCCGGAAGACATCCGCCTGTACGGCGCCAGTTTCTCCACGACGTTGCCCACCGGCACCGCGTGGACCGGGGAAGTCAGCTATCGTCCCAACGCGCCGGTTCAGGTCAATACCAACGACCTGACCCTGGCCCTGGTCAACCCGATTGCCGGTGGCGCGGCGTCGCCCATCGCAACCGCACCGGGTGCCGACAACACCGGTTACCGGCGCAAGGAAGTGACCCAGGTCCAGAGCACCCTGACGCACTTCTTCGATCAGGTGCTGGGGGCTGATCGCCTGACCGTGGTCGGCGAGGCGGCGGTGGTGCATGTCGGTGGCCTGGAGTCCAAGGACAAGCTGCGTTATGGCCGTGATTCGGTCTATGGCCAGTATGGCTTCCGGGGTGACACCGATGGCTTCGTCACCTCGACGTCCTGGGGCTATCGCGCCCGGGCGATTCTTGATTATTCCAACGTGATCGGCGGGGTGAACTTCAAGCCCAACGTGTCCTGGTCCCATGACGTGGCCGGCTATGGCCCCAACGGTCTGTTCAACGAAGGCGCCAAGGCGGTCAGCGTTGGTGTCGATGCCGATTACCGCAACACCTACACCGCCAGCTTGAGCTACACCGACTTTTTTGGCGGCGATTACAACGTTCTCGAAGACCGCGACTTCCTCGCGTTGAGCTTCGGCGTGAACTTCTGATCTGGCTGACAAGGAAAACCCAATGCGCAAGATGATCCTGCAATGCGGTGCCCTGGCCTTGAGCCTGCTGGCCGCGAACGTGATGGCGGCGGTCTCGCCGGATGAAGCGAACAAACTGGGCACCAGCCTGACGCCGTTGGGCGCGGAAAAAGCCGGCAATGCCGATGGCTCGATCCCGGCCTGGACTGGCGGTATTCCGAAAAATGCCGGAGCCGTGGACAGCAAGGGCTTTTTGGCCGACCCATTTGCCAATGAAAAACCGCTGTTCACCATCACCGCCGCGACTGTGGACAAGTACAAGGACAAGCTGTCCGAAGGCCAGGTCGCGATGTTCAAGCGTTACCCGGAAACCTACAAGATCCCGGTCTACCCGACTCATCGCAGCGTCGGCTTGCCACCGGAAATCTATGAGTCGGCCAAGCGCAGCGCCCTTAACGTGAACGCCATCAACGATGGTAATGGCCTGGCCAATTTCACCGGCAACCGCTACTACGCCTTCCCGATTCCCAAGAATGGTGTGGAAGTGTTGTGGAACCACGTCACCCGCTATCACGGCGGTAACCTGCGGCGCATCATCACCCAGGCCACGCCGCAGACCAATGGCAGCTTCACACCGATCCGCTTTGAAGAAGAAATTGCCGTGCCGTTCCTGATCAAGGACGCCGACCCGGAAAAGGCCAGCAACGTATTGACCTATTTCAAGCAGGAGGTGACTGCTCCGGCACGCCTGGCCGGCAACGTGCTGTTGGTGCATGAAACCCTCGACCAAGTGAAGGAACCACGCCTGGCCTGGATCTACAACGCCGGCCAACGCCGGGTGCGTCGCGCCCCGCAAGTGGCTTACGACGGCCCGGGTACCGCCGCCGATGGTCTGCGTACTTCCGACAACTTTGACCTGTTTTCCGGCGCGCCGGACCGTTACGACTGGAAGCTGATCGGCAAGAAGGAAATGTACATCCCGTACAACAGCTACAAGCTCGATTCGCCAAGCCTCAAGTACGACGACGTGATCAAGGCCGGCCACATCAACCAGGACCTGACCCGCTATGAATTGCACCGGGTCTGGGAAGTGGTCGGCACGGTCAAGCCGAGTGAGCGGCACATCTATGCCAAGCGCCACATGTACTTCGACGAGGACAGCTGGCAGGCGGCGCTGGTGGATCACTACGACGGTCGCGGCCAACTGTGGCGTGTTGCCGAAGGTCATGCCCAGTTCTACTACGACCATCAGAACCCGGGCTACACCCTGGAGGCGCTCTACGACATCATCGCTGGTCGCTACATCGCGCTGGGGATGAAGAACGAAGAGAAACACAGCTACGAGTATGGCTTCGAAGCCAGGGCCGCCGACTACACGCCGGCAGCGCTGCGTTCGACCGGGGTTCGCTAAGGTCTGGCAGCCAACTGTGGCGAGGGGATTTATCTGTGGGACAAGCCTTGCTCCCACAGTAAATCCTCTCTTCATCAGGTTGTGCCTGACTTGATGATCATGATCGACCGGCAGCGCTCCTGCCGGTCGTTTTTTTATGGGCGCCAATCAGCGCGCTGAATACTTCTCCAAAGCTTGGCGACACAGGACTAGGGTGGTGAGATAACAATAAACAGGATCTTCCCACATGACCGCCATGACCCCGTGTCCGGACCGTCCAGGATTGCTGCCTCGCCTGTCCTCGACGCATGTGCCGCGGCGGTCCCTGAGCGAGCCGCTGCTGACTTCCGAAGCGCGGGTAAAACTGCTCTGCGCGCCGGCGGGCAGTGGCAAGAGTGCATTGTTCGCCGAATGCTTCCTGCAGGCTCCCCCCGGTTGTCGCTTGCATTGGTTGCCCCTGTGGGGCGCGGCGTTGAGCGCGGTGCAAATGTGCGAGCACTTGGCGCAGACCCTCGGCTTGCCGAGGCTGGATGAAGCGGGGCTACTGGCCCACCTGGCGCGTTTGCAAACCCCCACGTGGTTGTTCCTGGATGATTACTGCCGGGTGCCGAATCCAGAACTGGACCAGTTGCTTGACCGTCTGTTGAATAACAGCAGTCCGGCGTTGCATCTGTGGTTGAATGGCCGCCGTCGGCCCCACTGCAACTGGCCGCGGCTGTTACTCGATGACGAGCTGCACGAGTTCGATGCGCAGGCGTTGTTCTTCACCCCTGACGATGTCCTGCCATTGCTTCGTCACCTGCCCGGTCCTCAGGCTGCCCGCACTGCCCGTGAGGTGATCCAGCGCAGTGGCGGCTGGTGTGCCGGGGTACGCATCACCCTGCTCGAGCGTTGCGAATGGGCACGCAGTCATGCAACGCCAGGGCGGCCCGGGACCTTGCTCGACTACCTGGAGTACGAACTGTTCAGCACGCTGACCCCGGACCTGGCGCAGGCCTGGCGTGTGCTGGCGCGTTTGCCGCGCTTCAATGCCCGGCTGTGCGAGCATCTGTTCGGCGACACCGTGGGCGCTGAGTGCCTGCCGTTGTTGCTGGACCTGGGGTGTTTCATCGAGCCGTGGGAGCAGACATCGGACTGGTTGCAGATATTCCCGGCCCTGGCTCGGCTGGTCCGTGAAGAGCCCTGGTCGCAAGGGCGTTCCTGGCATCGCCGGGCCTGCCAATGGTTTGCTGCCGAGCAGGACTGGCAAATGGCGTTCGAGCAAGCCCTGTTGGCCGGAGAGTTCGAGACGGCCGTGAGTTTCTTGCAGCATCTGAGCTTCGAACACGTCTTGCAGCGCCGCAACGTCGTGCTGTTGTTGGGCTTGCATGATCAACAAGGCGAAGCGCTGACCCTTGGTACGCCGCAATCGGTGGGGTTGGTCACCGCTGCGCTGCTGTTCGCCGGCCGTTTCGACCAGGCCTCGGCATGTATTGAACAACTGGCCAGGTTCATGCCCCAGCCTTCAGCCTGTCGGCAGCGACAGGTGCTGGCAAGGTGGCAGGTCTTGCAGGGCTGGTTGCTGCACCTCTCGGGCGATGGCGAGCGGGCGCGTGAGCACTTCCTCCAAGCCCAGGGCAGCCTGGACCCCGATGCCTGGGCCCAACGGGTG harbors:
- a CDS encoding DUF1302 domain-containing protein, with product MTTITMRAIFKPQALAVAVALGCCAQAQAVSFNIGEIEGQFDSSLSVGASWGMRDADKDLVGTVNGGRGQSSTGDDGRLNFKKGETFSKIFKGLHDLELKYGDTGVFVRGKYWYDFELKDEGREFKDISDSNRKEGAKSSGAQILDAFVYHNYSIADLPGTVRAGKQVVSWGESTFIGNSINSINPVDVSAFRRPGAEIKEGLIPVNMLFASQGLTDKLTIEGFYQLEWDQTVVDNCGTFFGNDVVADGCTTGYTVGSPAIAPFVPLTQAFGQDIQVSSEGVIIPRGGDRDARDSGQWGTALRWLGDDTEYGLYFMNYHSRTPTVGTTTAGLSTLAALPGMVAIANGLAPGSGAGLAQSVMLGRGGYYLEYPEDIRLYGASFSTTLPTGTAWTGEVSYRPNAPVQVNTNDLTLALVNPIAGGAASPIATAPGADNTGYRRKEVTQVQSTLTHFFDQVLGADRLTVVGEAAVVHVGGLESKDKLRYGRDSVYGQYGFRGDTDGFVTSTSWGYRARAILDYSNVIGGVNFKPNVSWSHDVAGYGPNGLFNEGAKAVSVGVDADYRNTYTASLSYTDFFGGDYNVLEDRDFLALSFGVNF
- a CDS encoding DUF1329 domain-containing protein; translated protein: MRKMILQCGALALSLLAANVMAAVSPDEANKLGTSLTPLGAEKAGNADGSIPAWTGGIPKNAGAVDSKGFLADPFANEKPLFTITAATVDKYKDKLSEGQVAMFKRYPETYKIPVYPTHRSVGLPPEIYESAKRSALNVNAINDGNGLANFTGNRYYAFPIPKNGVEVLWNHVTRYHGGNLRRIITQATPQTNGSFTPIRFEEEIAVPFLIKDADPEKASNVLTYFKQEVTAPARLAGNVLLVHETLDQVKEPRLAWIYNAGQRRVRRAPQVAYDGPGTAADGLRTSDNFDLFSGAPDRYDWKLIGKKEMYIPYNSYKLDSPSLKYDDVIKAGHINQDLTRYELHRVWEVVGTVKPSERHIYAKRHMYFDEDSWQAALVDHYDGRGQLWRVAEGHAQFYYDHQNPGYTLEALYDIIAGRYIALGMKNEEKHSYEYGFEARAADYTPAALRSTGVR
- a CDS encoding helix-turn-helix transcriptional regulator, translated to MTAMTPCPDRPGLLPRLSSTHVPRRSLSEPLLTSEARVKLLCAPAGSGKSALFAECFLQAPPGCRLHWLPLWGAALSAVQMCEHLAQTLGLPRLDEAGLLAHLARLQTPTWLFLDDYCRVPNPELDQLLDRLLNNSSPALHLWLNGRRRPHCNWPRLLLDDELHEFDAQALFFTPDDVLPLLRHLPGPQAARTAREVIQRSGGWCAGVRITLLERCEWARSHATPGRPGTLLDYLEYELFSTLTPDLAQAWRVLARLPRFNARLCEHLFGDTVGAECLPLLLDLGCFIEPWEQTSDWLQIFPALARLVREEPWSQGRSWHRRACQWFAAEQDWQMAFEQALLAGEFETAVSFLQHLSFEHVLQRRNVVLLLGLHDQQGEALTLGTPQSVGLVTAALLFAGRFDQASACIEQLARFMPQPSACRQRQVLARWQVLQGWLLHLSGDGERAREHFLQAQGSLDPDAWAQRVLCLGGLTQQALLAGELASAQLINRQALCLARAQGSLVFEGLLELDHAQILEQRGAPHRADHLLAAVQALLDKPGQDFSALLGRIALRRGRLALRMGFEERAAEQFQAGLETGLHSQDKQVLYGFLGKATLAANQGDYGEAFMQLRDAERIMQQRHIPDTVYRGVLLQTSCQFWLQQGRAQLAHEALTRVLRHFRGPRAKHAPPATLELIARLEYLLVLAEVYLQRAHDPQTRLRAMIAQAQDSEMHSLETELHLVLTEVVWLSGDRAQARTMLQEGFERVTCWRAEQALCELRLRQPEFLRWAQMTEQVEETTVLAVEEPLLSHRELEVLELIAQGYSNQQIAERLFISLHTVKTHSRRIHSKLGVQRRTQAVAKAKVMGMMA